Proteins from one Thioflavicoccus mobilis 8321 genomic window:
- a CDS encoding glycosyltransferase family 2 protein, whose amino-acid sequence MISLNEQHNMEAVLDNLQGWAQEVFLVDSYSSDRTVDIALQYGAHVVQRRFRGFGDQWNFCLEKLPITSPWTMKLDPDERLSDDLKSALVETIEAGKAAGISMERRLWFMGKPLPVRQTLVRAWRTGRCRFTDVAVNEHPIVDGPIVHVPGEIEHHDSPDMEHWLEKQNRYTTAEAIIAHQQSPLADSPLLFGTALQRRMWLKRNFARLPLRFSLLFLYNWLGKGAWRAGWVGYAWARLRSDVMRMIEYKCREMEITGRVPRARYYGPGRADPRVKQFD is encoded by the coding sequence ATGATATCACTAAACGAACAGCACAATATGGAGGCTGTACTCGATAACTTACAGGGATGGGCTCAAGAGGTTTTTCTGGTCGACAGTTATAGCAGTGACCGGACGGTGGACATTGCGCTCCAGTACGGCGCCCATGTTGTGCAAAGGCGTTTTCGGGGCTTCGGCGATCAATGGAACTTCTGTTTGGAAAAATTGCCAATCACTTCGCCTTGGACGATGAAGCTGGATCCGGACGAGCGGCTATCCGATGACCTTAAATCGGCGCTCGTCGAGACAATCGAGGCGGGGAAGGCCGCGGGGATCTCGATGGAGCGTCGGCTATGGTTCATGGGGAAACCCTTGCCGGTGCGCCAAACGCTGGTCCGCGCCTGGCGCACCGGGCGATGCAGGTTCACGGATGTGGCAGTGAACGAGCATCCGATCGTTGACGGCCCGATCGTTCATGTGCCTGGCGAGATCGAGCATCATGATAGCCCCGATATGGAGCACTGGCTTGAGAAGCAGAACCGTTATACGACGGCCGAGGCGATCATCGCCCACCAGCAGTCACCACTGGCGGATTCGCCTCTGTTGTTCGGGACGGCTCTCCAGCGGCGAATGTGGTTGAAACGCAATTTTGCGCGACTTCCGCTTCGGTTTTCGCTGCTTTTTCTTTACAACTGGTTGGGAAAGGGGGCTTGGCGGGCCGGATGGGTGGGGTATGCTTGGGCTCGACTACGCTCGGACGTGATGAGGATGATCGAGTACAAATGTCGGGAAATGGAGATCACCGGTCGCGTCCCTCGGGCCCGTTATTACGGGCCCGGGCGAGCCGATCCACGCGTGAAGCAATTCGACTAG
- a CDS encoding class I SAM-dependent methyltransferase codes for MPGGVRFHDKAASGWRRGYRSGGFQKRRRFVWRQLQELVTEGERWLDAGCGSGVLTDDLAVLGARGYAIDASRRMIDEAVRTAIRARERFEFQHVATLEMTGFADQYFDGVLCSSVIEYLKRPDLALVEFGRVIRPGGWLLLSVANRYSAIRNGQRLVRAGGKALGLDAYSYLSVLQTTCDRSQIANALQESGFSVDNVRFFDPFLPRAIWTLAPPSLIFVTARRLESSSPLSRNREARQRHHRRR; via the coding sequence ATGCCTGGAGGAGTGCGTTTTCACGACAAAGCTGCGAGCGGGTGGCGTCGTGGGTATCGGTCGGGAGGCTTCCAGAAACGCCGCCGGTTTGTCTGGCGGCAACTGCAGGAACTGGTGACCGAAGGGGAGCGTTGGCTGGACGCGGGATGCGGTTCCGGAGTGTTGACCGATGATCTAGCGGTTTTGGGGGCGCGCGGATATGCGATCGACGCGTCAAGAAGGATGATCGACGAAGCGGTGCGAACTGCGATAAGGGCGCGCGAGAGATTTGAGTTTCAACACGTGGCGACGCTGGAGATGACAGGCTTTGCGGATCAGTATTTCGATGGTGTGCTCTGTTCCAGTGTCATCGAATATCTCAAGCGTCCGGATCTCGCCCTGGTAGAGTTTGGCCGCGTGATTCGGCCGGGAGGATGGCTTCTTCTGTCTGTCGCAAATCGATACTCGGCGATTAGGAATGGCCAGCGCCTCGTGCGCGCTGGTGGCAAAGCCTTGGGTCTCGACGCGTACAGCTATCTCTCGGTTTTGCAGACGACTTGCGACAGAAGCCAAATAGCCAACGCGCTGCAGGAAAGCGGGTTTTCGGTCGATAATGTCCGGTTTTTCGATCCGTTCCTTCCCCGGGCGATCTGGACCCTCGCTCCACCTTCGCTTATTTTCGTGACCGCACGCCGCCTGGAGTCCTCCAGTCCCCTTTCCCGGAATCGTGAAGCCCGGCAGCGACATCATCGCCGGCGATGA